Proteins found in one Blastocatellia bacterium genomic segment:
- a CDS encoding ABC transporter ATP-binding protein, translating into MSFEQTPADGSAIQQSGETIILVEGLEKQYPRSPVKAVNGIGFAVGRGEVFGLLGPNGAGKTTTIGVLTTRVLPTAGRATIAGVDVVADPVGVKPYIAVVPQRNNLDRSLTAIENLTFHAAYFGIPRSERTERATELLKQFGLGERAKDKVDKYSGGMAQRLLIARALMHSPRVLFLDEPTTGLDPQARLFLWEMIQTLNRHGLTVFMTTHDMEEAERLCHRVAIMDHGKVLALDTPANLSKLVPAGTRVELRVHRSPSLTEEKKAAILSEVRALDSVTEAEWTTARAQAAPAAGGPPPWVMAMMAGGQAKPAAGAMPPPADEDPMLRLYAVRGGDVAVKAAQVMVSSGLELADLHLAQPSLEDVFIHLTGKGLRD; encoded by the coding sequence ATGAGCTTTGAACAAACGCCGGCAGACGGGTCTGCCATCCAGCAGTCGGGCGAAACGATCATTCTGGTCGAAGGGCTGGAGAAGCAATATCCGCGCAGCCCGGTCAAAGCCGTAAACGGCATCGGCTTTGCGGTCGGGCGCGGCGAAGTCTTCGGGCTGCTTGGCCCGAACGGCGCGGGCAAGACGACGACCATCGGCGTGCTGACAACCCGCGTGCTGCCGACGGCGGGGCGCGCGACCATCGCGGGCGTTGATGTCGTCGCCGACCCGGTCGGCGTGAAGCCTTATATTGCCGTCGTGCCGCAGCGTAACAACCTCGACCGCTCGCTGACGGCGATTGAAAACCTGACCTTTCACGCCGCTTACTTCGGCATCCCTAGAAGCGAGCGCACCGAGCGCGCCACGGAATTGCTCAAGCAATTCGGGCTCGGCGAGCGCGCCAAGGATAAGGTAGACAAGTACAGCGGCGGCATGGCGCAACGCTTGTTGATCGCCCGCGCCTTGATGCATTCGCCGCGGGTCTTGTTTCTCGACGAGCCGACGACGGGGCTCGACCCGCAGGCGCGTTTGTTTTTGTGGGAGATGATTCAAACGCTCAACCGTCACGGGCTGACGGTGTTTATGACGACGCACGACATGGAAGAGGCCGAGCGCCTTTGCCATCGCGTCGCCATTATGGATCACGGCAAGGTACTGGCGCTCGACACGCCGGCCAACCTGAGCAAGCTGGTGCCCGCGGGAACACGCGTCGAGCTGCGCGTGCATCGCAGCCCGTCGCTCACCGAAGAGAAGAAGGCGGCGATTCTCTCTGAGGTCCGCGCCCTCGACAGCGTCACCGAAGCCGAATGGACGACCGCGCGAGCGCAGGCCGCACCCGCCGCGGGCGGGCCGCCGCCCTGGGTGATGGCGATGATGGCCGGCGGGCAAGCGAAGCCCGCCGCGGGCGCCATGCCGCCGCCTGCCGACGAAGACCCGATGCTGCGGCTCTATGCGGTGCGCGGCGGCGACGTGGCGGTCAAGGCGGCGCAAGTCATGGTCAGCAGCGGTCTTGAGCTGGCCGACCTGCATCTGGCGCAGCCGAGCCTCGAAGACGTCTTCATTCATTTAACCGGAAAGGGGCTGAGAGATTGA